Genomic segment of Saprospira sp. CCB-QB6:
TTTGTCCCAAACTTGGAGTTCTACTTGGCCAGGGAGGCTAGCCAAAAGCTCAGAACGACCTTCTAGAGCGATAGAGCGAACCAAAGTTTTTTGGGCCTGTGCGGTTATTTGCCCTACAAACATGAACTGAAGGGCAAGGATGCTGAGTATAAAGTATAGCTTTTTCATAGGGTATATAATTTTATAGGGAATGAGGAAATTATATTTCGATTCCCCTAGTTCGTTTCCTTTCTTACAAAACGATCATTGGGGTCAAATAGTTGGCAGGAAATTAAATATTTGTCAAAAATATTAAAAAAAGTTTTCTCCGTAGCATATTTGTCTTACAAAGCCTGCTATTCTGCTTAGTTTTAATTGCCTTCAATGTTTATCTTTAGCGCATAGGAATTTGGCCTAGCGATGTGCAGCAGTGGCCCAAAGGGCCAGACCAAGGCGGCTTTGCCGCCGCAGGGCCGAGCGAATAGCGAGCTGCGCAACGTAGCGCCCGCCGTAGGCGGGAGGCCCCAAAACAGCAGCGAGCTGCGACAACAAGGCCTTCAGGCCGCAGTTCGACGACCGAAGGGAGTAAACGTAGCGGGAGGCCCCAAAAAAATTTAATCATCATAAGTAAATAGCAATGCAAAAATTCAGTATTCTAGTTTGTGCTTTTTTATTGTTGGCTCCTTTGGGCTTGCAGGCGCAAAAAAGTTTAAGTTTGGAAGATGCCGTAATGCAACAATGGCGAAAATTTCGGCCAGAGCACTTGAGAGTGGCGCAATGGCAAGAAGAGGGCAAAGGCTTTACGCAATCGGGGCCTCGATATCAGGAAGTATTTTATTATGAGGGCAAAAAGGCGCCAAAATCCCTATTTTCGACCAAGGATTTGCAGGCAGCCTTTGGTGAGCAGGTCCCTTATATTGCCAATTTTGGTTATTTGTCTAAGACAGAGATTTTCCTTTCTTTTGGGCAGGCTTATTATCGTTATGACTACAAAAGCAAGCAGGGCAAAAAGTGGGTGGCTTATCCGCAGGAAGCCGCTAATATGACCTTTCATAAAGAAACGGGCCGTTTGGCTTATACGATAGATAACAATATTTATTTGGCGACGGAGCAGGAGGAAAAAACGGCGGTCACGCTCTTTAATAATCCGGAAATTGTATCGGGTCAAGCTATTGCGCGCAGTGAATTTGGGATTAGCCAAGGCTTATTTTGGGCCCCTAATGGACAATATTTGGCCTTTTATCAAAAGGATGAATCAGAAGTTACGGATTATCCTTTAGTTGATATTAGCAGCACCCCCGCCAAATTGCGCAACATTAAGTATCCGATGGCCGGGCAAGCCAGTGAAAAAGCTAAGGTTGGGGTTTTTGATCCAGTATCTGGACAAACCGTTTACCTCAAAATTGAGGGCGATGAAGCCGATCAGTACTTGACCAATTTGGGTTGGGGGCCAAAAAGTGAGAAAATTTATTTGGCGCAGATCAATCGCGACCAAAATGCCATGCGTTTGAACGTTTATGAGGCCAAAACGGGCAAATTCATTAAAACCCTTTTCGAGGAAAAACATGAGCGTTATGTAGAGCCCGAAAAAGCCGTTTGGTTTTTGCCCAACAATCCCAAGGAATTTCTTTGGGCGAGTGAGCGAGATGGGTTTACACATTTGTATCGCTATGAGGCCGAAACGGGCAAATTGCTCAATGCCGTGAGCAAGGGATATTGGGAAGTAGAAGAAATTTTGGGTCTAGACAGCAGCGGAAAATCTGTCATTTGTATGGGAACCGATCCATCTGGCCTTAATTTGTATGCCTACAAGCTTTCTTTGGATGGCAAAAAGCAAACGCAACTGACTAAGGAAGAGGGGCAGCACCACTGCCAATTGAGTCCTGATGGCAAATGGTTGTTGGATGAATATAGCAACATCAGCACACCTAATGTTGCTCAATTAATCTCAACCAAAAACGGAAAAGTAAAACAGGAGTTCATCAAGGCCGAAAATCCCTTGAAAGAGTATAAAGTAGGCACCACCGAGCTGCTCACACTCAAGGCTGCCGATGGTACTGATTTACAGGCTCGTTTGATTAAGCCCTCTGACTTTGATCCGAAGAAAAAATATCCCGTTATTGTTTATGTCTATGGCGGTCCACATGCCCAAATGGTGACCAATAGTTGGTTGGGTGGTGCTTCGCTCTGGATGCAACAGCAGGCCGAAAAAGGGTATTTGGTCTTCACCCTAGACAATCGCGGTTCGGCAAATCGAGGTTTTGAATTTGAGAGCATCATCCACCGCCAATTGGGCGAAGTGGAAATGCAGGACCAATTGGTTGGGGTAAATTACCTCAAGCAACAAGCCTTTGTAGATGCCGATCGGATGGCGGTACATGGTTGGAGTTTTGGCGGTTTTATGACCACTTCTTTAATGCTTCGTCAGCCAGGTGTTTTCCGTGTTGGGGTAGCTGGTGGCCCAGTGACCGACTGGAAATTTTATGAGGTGATGTATGGCGAGCGCTATATGGATCGTCCAGAAGAGAATCCTGAAGGCTATGCCAAAAATCGCCTACACAATTATGTAGATCAATTGCAGGGCGACCTCTTATTGATTCATGGCAGTGTAGATGATGTGGTCGTTTTGCAACATAACCACAGCCTTATTCAAGCCTTTGTAGAAGCCGAAAAGCAGGTGGATTACTTTGTTTATCCGGGCCATCCGCATAATGTGCGCGGCAAGGATCGGGTGCATTTGATGCGCAAGGTACTGCAGTATATTGAAGATAAGTTGAACTAACTTTTGGCGGAAATAAATAGAAAAGAGCGGGCAGATTTGCCCGCTCTTTTTTTTGTCTCTGCAGCGTCCTACTCCACAAAATCATCAGTCGCTCTTCTGGGCTGCTCTAGGTAATCTATTAACCAAGGCTTTGCCCGACCAGCAGCAATCAAATAATCATGATCGTTCTGACTAAGGAGATAATCTATTTTTCTAGAGGTGATATAAAATACAAAATTAAAGGACTCCCCTAGCACATTTACTAGATCTTCCATCCGCTGAAACTCAAATCCCCTTTTTTTCATATTGGTACTCAAATATAAGAATACAGGGCTCTTCTGTCGGAAAATCAGTCATCCACATCCAACTGTCTGCATCTCTAATAGCAAAAGATTCCTCACTAACCATATTTTCCCACAAAGAGAATTCGTACTCCTTTAAGGTAGTAAACTGATCTAGTACTTGGCTTAAGATAGGGGCTAGTTCTTCTTCAGACAGAATCTTATAGTCCGTTATGGACAAGCATTTTATGGAGCCTAAAACTTCATTAAAATCATACATAAATTATTGTTTTAGCTGTTCTTCCTATTGAGGGTTTAGATTTTTTGGGGCTTGCCCTTCCCGAACTAGGAGCGCATAAACATTAGTTCATTCTATTCAATAATTTAGTCATGCTTATATCATTTTCATCCAACCAATTTTCAGAAAAAAAATAGCTTCTATGACTATTCTCAGTATAACACACTAATAATCCATCCTGTACAAAAAGATCTAAGTAAGCAAGCATTTGAGGTAATGGGATATCCTCAGCTATGGTTTCTTGAGACCTATAAAACTCTTTAAAGCTCCATAAGGATATGTACAAGCCCCCATTCTCTAATCCTACCACATTATAATCTAAATCGAAACTAGGAAATTTAAGACTACAGCCTGCACCATGATAGTTGTAATGTACAGCTTGGCCCTGTACGGAAATTACTCCTTTTGAAGGAAATAATTTTTGAAAGAAATACGGCTGACCTTTTATAATATACTTATTCATCAATGCAAATTCAAAGCATCGAATACTCTCTGCATAGATCAATAACTGTTTCTTCAGTTTCACATACATATCAATCTAAATATCAAATTTTTACGCTATTGTGTTTGTATTTTTTTGGGGCCTGCCGCCTACGGCGGCCGGGCCCTTGCAGGGCTCGCTATTCGCTCGGCCCTTCGGCGGCTAAGCCGCCTTGGTCTGGCCGTTGGCCACCCTTACAGGCCCCTAGGCCAAGTCGCTTCGCTCCTTTGCGGCGGCTTCGCCGCCTGTAGGATGGATGTATATCCCAGTGGGTTGAAACCCACAGCAACAAAAGCGGCCATACTAAACGCAATAAAAATGAGCCGAAGGTTGAAACCATCGGCCCATAACTAGCAGGACTAATTTCCTGCGTCTAGAAGGAGCGAAGCGACTGGCCACAACAAGGCTGAAAGCCGCAGTTCGACGACCAACGAGAGTAACCTAAAGACCTATAAACGGGTTGAATATAGACTACCTCTACTATTACAGACAAATGACTAATCATTTAGATAGAAATGGTATGTATATTTTTTCTTCCCTTCAAGATAAAAATTCATTACATACTCTCCTACATTATAATCACTAATCAAAATCCTAGGCTCAGCACTATGAAATTCATATTTTTCAATTAAACAATTCTTACCATTTATTACTCTCTCTAAATAAACTTCTAGCTGTTCATCAAACAAAACAAAATACAAAAGTCCATTTGCACAAAAATTACTCTTAGTATATGTTTTAACCCTTTCACTTGCTTTATCAAAAGCAATAATATCCTCAAAATGTTCTATCAAAAATCTATTGCTATAATTATCTACACTAAGTTCAATAGCGCTATATGGATATATATTACAGTTTCCATTAAATCTTCTAAAAGAAATTTTTTTCTGCTCTTTAGAGCTCCATATAGAACCTCTAGTTAAAATATTATTACTTACTAAGTGTCGTAATTCTGTTTTTTCATAATTAACGATAGTGGCTTGTAAAACCTTTTTGGATTTCATTTTAATATAACAATCCTCACAAGTGGAGTGATTTAATTTAATGACATTACCATGGGAGATTGCAATATCATTACCACAAACTATTTCAAGAACATAGTTTGGTATTGTACCATAAATTATTCCTGAAGGATTCCTACAGCATTGGAGGCAAAAAAAGCTAAATATTAAAAATAGTATTTTTAATAACTTCATCTTAATTATCTATTTTATAGTTTTTATCAGGAAATCTTTTATTCCACTTCCTTCCGAAAAACACTTTTTGGTTCCGGTCTCTTATCACCCTATTTTCAAAATTTATAGCTCGACCCTCATCATGAGCTCTAACACCATGGTTATTTAACCTATTTAAATTATGACCTTGATCTGCATCATATGCATGTTTAAACTCATGAGCAGAATCAGTTATTAGACCTCCATCAAGTCCTTCTTTCTTTAGGCTCTCTTTATATTCAGCAGATACATCTAAGTAGATTATAGTACCTATACCTGGACCGCTTTCCGTATTTATATATGTAGGGATTTCACCTTCATGTCCTGGTTTCAAAATCCTATCCATTGGTCTATTATTTTGAATTTCTTCAAGTTCAGATTCTAGTAGGGAAAGTTCATGTTCTAATTGAACTTTGGGGTCTAATAATCCTGAGGGTTCAGAAGCTATTTGCATCCTTTCTTCATTAGGATTTTCGTTATCTGAACTAAAATCCATTAAAGTCAATTCATTGAGTTTTTGAATTCCTTTATCTCTAAGATTAGAGATTCGAACAACATCTGCTGGCTTAACAAAAGACCCTTTAGCTAGGGCATATTCTGGTGCTGTTTGAGCTTCACGAATAATATGTAGTTTTTCTGATTTTGCTAAGTCTCCAACTAGTTTTCTATATGTTTTAGAAAGTCTACTTCCCCTTCGAATGACACGCCTCATTTTTCGCTTAAATTTCCTAGACCCCTCAATTCTAAGCGTATCCCCCAAAACATCCGAAAACATGACTGGATTATTCTCCATCATAGCATAAGGCGAAACAGAAACATTAGGCTTAGGGTCATGGCTCCACCAACGCCCCAAGCGACTATCTTGCATCCTAAAATAGGTAAAATTGACTCCTTCGGCTATTTCATCTTCTTGCTCCACCCCATTAAACCCAAAACGATACTCCTCCCCACTCACAAACTTGCGCCCAGGCATTTCCCAACCAAAGGGATAATACAAACTAGCCGAAAATACCTGCGCCAGATAATAATCCGCCTGCCCAGTTTGGCTGCTGTCTTGGCCCAAAGATTTATCGCTGACCGTAGCTAGGACGTTGCCTAGGTGGTTGGACAGCTCGTAGCGGCCCAGCTCATTTTATTTCAAAGAACGAGGTCTAAAGATACTATTTTTTATCCTTTTTTTGGGGCCGGCCGCCTAAGGCGGCCGGGCCCTTACAGGGCTCGCAGGGCTGCTCGGCCCTGCGCCAGCAAGCTGGCTGGGTCTGCCGCTGCGCGGCACCCTTGCAGGCCCCTAGGCCTGCGGCGGCTTCGCCGCCTGTAGAATGGATATATATACCTGTAGGTTGAAACCCACAGCAACAAAAGCGGCCATACTAAGCACAATAAAATGAGCCGAAGGTTAAAACCATCGGCCCATAACTAGAAAGGCTAATTTCCTGCGTCTAGAAGGAGCGAAGCGACTGGCCACAACAAGGCTGAAAGCCGCAGTTCGACGACCAAAGGGAGTAACCGATGGGCAGCAGTGGCCGTTAGGCCAGACCAAGGCGCTGAAAGCGCCGAAGGGCCGAGCGAACAGCGAGCTGCGAAACAGCCCGGCCGCCTAAGGCGGCAGGCCTCTAGAATACAGGCTTATTATTCTGACATAAGTCAGAGAATAAAAATTTAATGCCTTTTAGCACCACCCCACAACTAGGACAATATACGTCTTTTAATTCAGACTGTTGTTTCAAAAAATGTTTTTTATCTTCAATTCCCAATTGGACATCAAAAGAAGAAACTAATCCTCCATAAATTTCAAAACTACATTTTTTACATTTTACATTAACAGGGGCAAACCTAAACAACTTATTGTTTTTTTTATACAAAAAAATTGGATACAAAGATTTCATTTCATTCTTAAACTCTGAAAATCTTACATCTACACAATCAATTTCAACAAGAATTTGAAAATCCTTATAATATCTTTTAAGCAACCGTTTTGCACCTTTTTCCTTTGCAAGGTTCAAAAAAACATCTAAATCATTTTTATCTTTTATAAGATATGTTGGTGTATTAAAATACAACTGGTTAGCAAACTTTGACTTATTCATAAAATTTCTTTTATCTAGGGCCATGCTCTTCCACACTTAATGGTTCTACTTCTATAGGAACTAAATATTCAGCCTCTGTATTTTTGCTATTGGGCTGTTTGATTACATCGCTTCGTTTTACTCTAATTTCAAATAACATATAAGCTCCTCCTCTAGAACTTCCAAAATAATGAGCAGTTTTTTTATTCTCTGTAAAAGAAATAAGCGTTCGTTCTGCATCAACCCCATTAACACAAACTCCGTCTAAAAATGAAACACTTCCACCATGCGCCAATGCATAACGTTCTATACTTCCAAAATGCGTTATAAGACCTTCATGCATATCAGTTTTATACGTAGATATTTTTGATTGAAACATTTGCGTAATTGCGGCTTGACTCATGACTAAACCACTATCATCATATGCTAACTGTTCAGCATAATTATCAGTTCCTCGATATAATGTGATGTACTCATCATCTTGATCATCCTTTCGTGGGGATTCAATTGGAACATCCTCATTCCACCATTTTTCTTTCCATTTCAAAAAAGATTCTGCATTTGCAGGAGGAAGAGGATAACCATAATGTTGCCATTTATTCCAAAACTCTCCATGCTCTGACTGATCATATTCATGTGCTAGATCTTTACTTGCCCGTCCACCACCACTTCCAAATAAATTTATAACTGCTAGACCTGCATCTATAAAACCACCTCTGCCTAACGAAGGTTTTGGGCTTGTTCTTACCCTAGGCGTCTTTCTTAATTTACTTCTTACGCTATTTTCTAAGCTTTTTTTATTTTTTATCTCAATTTTAGTTCTTGTTTGCTCTTTTGTTTTAACTTGAACTTCTTCTTTAAACTCTAAACCATCTAAATCACTTCCTGCTATCGGACAATTATGGGCAAATTGATAACAGGTCAGCATTGGATAATCAGGCGCCAACGGATCCACACTCAAAAACTTTCCTATACTCGGATTATACAACCGAAAGCCATAATCCTGAATATTTTGTGTTCCCCAATCTCGGTCATCCTCCTTCCCATTAAACCCAAAACGATACTCCTCCCCACTCACAAACTTACGCCCAGGCATTTCCCAACCAAAAGGATAATATAGACTAGCCGAAGAAACCTGCGCCAGATAATAATCTGCCTGTCCCGTTTGACTGCTGTCTTGGCCCAAAGATTTATCGCTGACCGTAGCCAGGACGTTGCTGAGCTGGTTGGACAGCTCGTAGCGGCGGCGGCCCAGCTCATTTTATTTCAAAGAACGAGGTCTAAAGGTAGTATTTTTTATCTTTTTTTGGGGCCTGCCGCCTAAGGCGGCCGGGCTGTTTCGCAGCTCGCTGTTCGCTCGGCCCTTCGGCGCTTTCAGCGCCTTGGTCTGGCCTAACGGCCACTGCTGTCCATCCCTAGGCCTGCGGCGGCTTCGCCGCCTGTAGGATGGATGTATATCCCAGTGGGTTGAAACCCACAGCAACAAAAGCGGCCATACTAAGCGCAATAAAAATGAGCCGATGATTGAAACCATCGGCCCATATCATTTATAGTAAACAAGGACTTTAGCCCGCTAGTTTGCATAGTCTACAACCATGGGCTTCAGCCCATGGCAGAAAACCACCCAACCGCTAAAGAAGAAAAA
This window contains:
- a CDS encoding S9 family peptidase yields the protein MQKFSILVCAFLLLAPLGLQAQKSLSLEDAVMQQWRKFRPEHLRVAQWQEEGKGFTQSGPRYQEVFYYEGKKAPKSLFSTKDLQAAFGEQVPYIANFGYLSKTEIFLSFGQAYYRYDYKSKQGKKWVAYPQEAANMTFHKETGRLAYTIDNNIYLATEQEEKTAVTLFNNPEIVSGQAIARSEFGISQGLFWAPNGQYLAFYQKDESEVTDYPLVDISSTPAKLRNIKYPMAGQASEKAKVGVFDPVSGQTVYLKIEGDEADQYLTNLGWGPKSEKIYLAQINRDQNAMRLNVYEAKTGKFIKTLFEEKHERYVEPEKAVWFLPNNPKEFLWASERDGFTHLYRYEAETGKLLNAVSKGYWEVEEILGLDSSGKSVICMGTDPSGLNLYAYKLSLDGKKQTQLTKEEGQHHCQLSPDGKWLLDEYSNISTPNVAQLISTKNGKVKQEFIKAENPLKEYKVGTTELLTLKAADGTDLQARLIKPSDFDPKKKYPVIVYVYGGPHAQMVTNSWLGGASLWMQQQAEKGYLVFTLDNRGSANRGFEFESIIHRQLGEVEMQDQLVGVNYLKQQAFVDADRMAVHGWSFGGFMTTSLMLRQPGVFRVGVAGGPVTDWKFYEVMYGERYMDRPEENPEGYAKNRLHNYVDQLQGDLLLIHGSVDDVVVLQHNHSLIQAFVEAEKQVDYFVYPGHPHNVRGKDRVHLMRKVLQYIEDKLN
- a CDS encoding RHS repeat domain-containing protein, which produces MGQDSSQTGQADYYLAQVSSASLYYPFGWEMPGRKFVSGEEYRFGFNGKEDDRDWGTQNIQDYGFRLYNPSIGKFLSVDPLAPDYPMLTCYQFAHNCPIAGSDLDGLEFKEEVQVKTKEQTRTKIEIKNKKSLENSVRSKLRKTPRVRTSPKPSLGRGGFIDAGLAVINLFGSGGGRASKDLAHEYDQSEHGEFWNKWQHYGYPLPPANAESFLKWKEKWWNEDVPIESPRKDDQDDEYITLYRGTDNYAEQLAYDDSGLVMSQAAITQMFQSKISTYKTDMHEGLITHFGSIERYALAHGGSVSFLDGVCVNGVDAERTLISFTENKKTAHYFGSSRGGAYMLFEIRVKRSDVIKQPNSKNTEAEYLVPIEVEPLSVEEHGPR
- a CDS encoding DUF6896 domain-containing protein, producing MYVKLKKQLLIYAESIRCFEFALMNKYIIKGQPYFFQKLFPSKGVISVQGQAVHYNYHGAGCSLKFPSFDLDYNVVGLENGGLYISLWSFKEFYRSQETIAEDIPLPQMLAYLDLFVQDGLLVCYTENSHRSYFFSENWLDENDISMTKLLNRMN
- a CDS encoding RHS repeat domain-containing protein, whose product is MGQDSSQTGQADYYLAQVFSASLYYPFGWEMPGRKFVSGEEYRFGFNGVEQEDEIAEGVNFTYFRMQDSRLGRWWSHDPKPNVSVSPYAMMENNPVMFSDVLGDTLRIEGSRKFKRKMRRVIRRGSRLSKTYRKLVGDLAKSEKLHIIREAQTAPEYALAKGSFVKPADVVRISNLRDKGIQKLNELTLMDFSSDNENPNEERMQIASEPSGLLDPKVQLEHELSLLESELEEIQNNRPMDRILKPGHEGEIPTYINTESGPGIGTIIYLDVSAEYKESLKKEGLDGGLITDSAHEFKHAYDADQGHNLNRLNNHGVRAHDEGRAINFENRVIRDRNQKVFFGRKWNKRFPDKNYKIDN